The window CGCTTTGACAATGTCCTCTGCGATTTGGCGAGGTGCTTTTTTCGCAATGCGGGCAAGCTGCATCGCCATGTTGGTGGAGTAATCACCGTGAGTTTTGTCTTTCGGCACTTCTAAAAGGACATCTGGTACCTGGCTTTCATCAGCAAGTCCTGCTTTGACGACTGCCGCAATGATTTCTTCTTTTAACGCATCTTTGACCTGTTCTGCGATATTCATGAACGTAAATCCTCCTTATACGAAATCGATAATGTATGTAAATGCTTTTGATCTTCCCCTGTCAGCATATCGTACGTAATGTGCAGCAGTCCCTTGTCCACATCTAGATCAATGCCATGTGTGTGTACATCAAGCTGTAGTGTACCGAAGGGCATCGTGTAATGTGTGACGGTCGTTTCTCCGATGAGAAAGCGCTGCTTCATTTGAATGGCACCTGATCTCATGACAAAAATTTCTTTTTCACTCATTTTCACAACGGTTTTTACTTGACCCATTTCATGTTCTTCATGGTAAGTGAGATACGTTTTGTCATCCTTCTCTTGATACGTTCCAGTCGTGCGGAATTCGATCGTTTCAGCCGGCTCCGTCTCTGGTTTCATCACTGACTTGACATGAATTGAAATTTGGTTTTGTGTCATTTTGCACTTCCTTTGCTAAGACCCGTTTAACTAAAATAGTATACCATATTCATGATCGCCTATCATACCATCATTTCTCTTCTTCACGGCGATTAAACTTCGTTTTTGATCTTCCGCCATCCCTTTAGAAAAAAAGAAACAGGACACTCACTAATACCACCAATCCAGCCTTTACGCCCAAGTCTTTTCTGTTGATTAAATAAAAAAGAGCTTGTACGCCTGAACTTGCCAAAAATACCTGAAAAAAATCAAATGGCACGATTTGCGTCTGCTTACATACCACCTGCATGAATAACGCAATGGCCGTCAGATAGAAAAAGCCTCGATCCTGAAACAGCCCCATCATCTCTTCCTTTGCTTCCTTTTTCGAAGCAAAAACGGGCGGCTCAGCTTTGAGCTCTCGTTTCAGCGTGAGAATGCCTGCCGCTAACACACATAAAGCGAGAAGCACCATCAATATAGAAGAAAACATGAACTGCCTCCTTTTCCATGTAAAAAAAGAGCTTGTCCACATGAGATGACAAGCTCCTCTATCAAGGTGTTATTTCACAAATCCAAGCAGCATTTCGCG is drawn from Bacillus pumilus and contains these coding sequences:
- a CDS encoding DUF1934 domain-containing protein, translated to MTQNQISIHVKSVMKPETEPAETIEFRTTGTYQEKDDKTYLTYHEEHEMGQVKTVVKMSEKEIFVMRSGAIQMKQRFLIGETTVTHYTMPFGTLQLDVHTHGIDLDVDKGLLHITYDMLTGEDQKHLHTLSISYKEDLRS